The following are from one region of the Hyla sarda isolate aHylSar1 chromosome 6, aHylSar1.hap1, whole genome shotgun sequence genome:
- the KBTBD8 gene encoding kelch repeat and BTB domain-containing protein 8 — translation MAAQGGEIAKFLQTQNGIPSSSPVSSGMDPYHACSILQQLKAMYDEGQLTDIVVEVDHGKHFSCHRNVLAAISPYFRSMFTSGLTESTQKEVRLVGIEADSMQLVLNYAYTSRVQLTEANVQALFTAASIFQIPSLQDQCAQYMISRLDPQNCIGVFIFADHYGHQELKDKSQEYIRKKFLYVTKEQEFLHLRKDQLIGILNSDDLDVDKEEHVYDSIISWFEHDQSEREMHLPEIFAKCIRMPLMEEQFVEKIPPMFARAMPKNHIQKGKISANCCNRRLGMTASEMIICFEAASKHSGKKQTVPCLDTLTGKVYKLCKPPGDLREVGILVTPDNELYIAGGYKPSNNDVCIDHRAESDFWLYDHSNNRWLAKAPLLRARIGCKLVHCCGKQYAIGGRVYEGDGRNPLKSVECYDVRDNCWTAVSLMPVAMEFHSAVEYKDKIYILQGDVFLCYDPPKDYWCYLTPMTVPRVQGMAAVYKDSIYYVAGIRGNHRVLTVEAYDIEQNRWTRKKDLPCEQSSNPYIKLLVLKGKLHLFVRATQVSVEEFVFRTSRKNSLYQYDEISDSWKKVYETPERLWDLGRHFECVVAKLYPQCLQKVL, via the exons ATGGCTGCGCAGGGAGGAG AAATAGCCAAGTTTTTACAAACTCAAAATGGAATCCCTTCGTCCAGTCCAGTCAGTAGTGGGATGGATCCTTACCATGCCTGCAGCATTCTCCAGCAGCTTAAAGCGATGTACGATGAAGGCCAGCTGACCGATATTGTTGTAGAAGTGGATCACGGGAAACATTTTTCTTGCCACCGGAACGTACTTGCAGCAATCAGTCCATACTTCAG ATCTATGTTCACTAGCGGCCTTACAGAGAGCACACAAAAAGAGGTCCGGTTAGTGGGAATTGAAGCAGATTCAATGCAGCTTGTACTGAACTATGCATACACCTCCAGAGTCCAGCTGACTGAGGCCAATGTCCAGGCTCTGTTCACTGCAGCTAGCATCTTCCAGATTCCTTCCCTCCAGGACCAGTGCGCTCAATACATGATCAGCCGATTGGATCCACAGAACTGTATAGGTGTATTTATTTTTGCCGATCACTATGGTCACCAGGAACTTAAGGACAAGTCTCAAGAATACATTCGTAAAAAGTTTTTGTACGTCACCAAAGAGCAGGAATTTTTGCACCTGAGGAAAGATCAGCTCATAGGTATACTGAACAGTGACGACCTGGACGTGGATAAAGAAGAACATGTTTACGACAGCATTATCAGTTGGTTTGAGCATGACCAATCCGAAAGAGAAATGCATCTTCCAGAGATATTTGCCAAATGTATCCGTATGCCTCTTATGGAAGAACAATTTGTGGAAAAGATCCCTCCTATGTTTGCACGGGCAATGCCTAAAAACCATATACAAAAGGGAAAGATTAGTGCCAATTGCTGTAACCGGCGTCTCGGCATGACCGCTTCAGAAATGATTATCTGCTTTGAAGCCGCTAGCAAACACTCAGGGAAGAAGCAAACTGTGCCTTGTCTGGACACACTCACAGGAAAAGTCTATAAACTATGCAAACCCCCTGGTGATTTACGAGAAGTTGGTATCCTTGTGACACCAGATAATGAACTTTACATTGCGGGGGGCTACAAACCAAGTAACAACGATGTCTGCATAGACCATAGAGCTGAAAGTGATTTCTGGTTATATGACCATTCAAATAATAGGTGGCTGGCTAAGGCGCCTCTACTCAGAGCCCGAATAGGTTGCAAACTGGTTCATTGCTGTGGTAAGCAATATGCAATAGGGGGACGCGTTTACGAAGGGGATGGCCGCAATCCCCTAAAGTCCGTTGAATGCTATGATGTTAGAGACAACTGTTGGACCGCTGTGAGTTTAATGCCTGTGGCAATGGAGTTTCATAGTGCTGTGGAATATAAGGACAAGATATACATTCTACAGG GAGATGTGTTTTTGTGCTATGATCCACCAAAAGATTACTGGTGTTACCTGACTCCCATGACTGTCCCAAGAGTCCAGGGGATGGCGGCTGTATACAAAGATTCCATCTACTATGTAGCTGGCATCCGAGGCAACCATCGCGTGCTCACCGTGGAGGCTTATGACATTGAGCAGAATCGTTGGACTAGAAAGAAAGATCTTCCATGTGAGCAGTCTTCGAACCCATACATTAAACTTTTAGTCCTGAAGGGTAAACTCCACCTGTTTGTTCGTGCGACCCAAGTCAGCGTTGAAGAATTTGTGTTCCGAACCAGTAGGAAGAATTCCCTCTATCAATACGATGAGATCTCTGACAGCTGGAAAAAAGTATACGAGACTCCAGAGAGGCTGTGGGACTTGGGCCGTCATTTCGAATGTGTAGTTGCTAAACTTTATCCCCAGTGTCTTCAGAAAGTTTTATAG